A stretch of the Nicotiana tabacum cultivar K326 chromosome 6, ASM71507v2, whole genome shotgun sequence genome encodes the following:
- the LOC142181940 gene encoding uncharacterized protein LOC142181940 yields the protein MYNPRKIPIKIARQKPPKGWSKLNIDASFDGVIQKCGLGGIFRDAKGHWIVGFGKPSYECGSLETEIKALLEGLKMAEEWRMYLLVIETDSVEVIQSILQGNRLYDDIVNECRSLMHQQKEIILQHTFRQGNSVAHHMTRKAKDQFEGKKTFVEAPSYLKCFVEKKLLE from the coding sequence ATGTATAATCCTCGAAAAATTCCCATCAAAATTGCACGGCAAAAACCACCAAAAGGATGGTCTAAACTAAATATTGATGCTAGCTTTGACGGTGTTATACAAAAATGTGGTCTGGGAGGTATTTTCAGGGATGCCAAAGGACACTGGATTGTGGGCTTTGGTAAACCATCATATGAATGTGGATCACTAGAAACGGAGATAAAAGCTCTACTAGAGGGACTCAAAATGGCTGAAGAATGGAGAATGTACCTGCTTGTAATAGAGACAGATTCTGTGGAGGTTATCCAATCCATCCTACAGGGCAATAGGCTATATGACGATATTGTTAATGAATGCAGGTCGTTAATGCACCAGCAGAAGGAGATAATCCTCCAGCACACATTCAGACAAGGGAATAGTGTAGCTCACCACATGACAAGAAAGGCTAAGGATCAATTTGAAGGCAAGAAGACTTTTGTTGAAGCTCCATCTTATTTAAAATGTTTTGTGGAAAAGAAACTACTAGAATAA